In one Polycladomyces zharkentensis genomic region, the following are encoded:
- a CDS encoding DinB family protein — protein MRHDLVMQFEMTRERLQQFINSTSETFFDQMPKGFNNTIRWNVGHILTVADALFGLKMLPADYRQLFWNGTKPADWTGEVPSPETLVSELQKQTAQIKETFTDRLEEKLAKPIDLNGYQIETIGSVFSFNNMHEAVHLGHMNALKRAIEGQRE, from the coding sequence ATGCGTCATGATTTGGTCATGCAATTTGAGATGACCCGAGAACGATTACAACAGTTTATCAACTCAACCTCCGAAACCTTTTTTGATCAAATGCCGAAAGGGTTTAACAATACGATTCGTTGGAATGTGGGTCATATCTTGACGGTTGCAGACGCGTTGTTTGGTTTGAAGATGCTCCCTGCGGACTATCGACAGTTATTCTGGAACGGAACGAAACCTGCAGATTGGACTGGGGAAGTACCCTCTCCGGAAACGTTGGTTTCCGAGTTACAGAAACAAACGGCTCAAATCAAAGAAACATTCACCGACCGGTTAGAGGAGAAGTTGGCGAAACCGATTGATCTCAACGGTTATCAGATTGAAACGATTGGTTCCGTGTTTAGTTTCAATAACATGCATGAAGCGGTGCATCTTGGGCACATGAATGCATTGAAGCGTGCGATTGAAGGGCAAAGAGAATGA
- a CDS encoding NUDIX domain-containing protein, giving the protein MKESGFNIVRGSGHSPRTLVGAKEERPSHWSLPGGGVEWGESTIVTLHREMQNAGRVVWRSDSGTIGMNHRKNFFTFEGEAYHEIGFYYLMRLPTDTPFLNEAAPFTVEENHLLFRWVPVSQLEKTKCFIRFVCAKE; this is encoded by the coding sequence ATGAAAGAAAGCGGTTTCAATATCGTTCGAGGGAGTGGCCATTCACCGCGAACGCTTGTTGGTGCCAAAGAAGAGAGGCCATCCCATTGGTCCCTGCCCGGCGGCGGGGTTGAGTGGGGCGAGTCCACCATCGTTACGCTTCATCGGGAAATGCAGAATGCAGGAAGAGTGGTGTGGAGAAGTGACAGTGGAACGATTGGGATGAATCATCGAAAAAATTTCTTCACGTTTGAGGGAGAAGCATATCACGAGATAGGGTTTTACTATCTGATGCGGCTGCCCACTGATACGCCGTTTCTGAATGAAGCGGCGCCTTTTACCGTGGAGGAAAACCATCTGTTGTTTCGTTGGGTGCCCGTTTCACAGCTCGAAAAAACGAAGTGTTTTATCCGGTTTGTTTGCGCAAAGGAATAA
- the fadH gene encoding 2,4-dienoyl-CoA reductase, translated as MSVESRVVIVTGGSSGIGKGIARVLCQKGYRVTITGRDPEKLERAKSEIEKNDGQVLTIPMDVRNVDQVGEMIRRTKEAFGRIDGLVNNAAGNFLVKAEELSLNGWKAVIDIVLNGTWYCTQALAKEWIADGTRGSIVNIVATYAWTGAAGVVHSAAAKAGVLAMSRSLAVEWGSRYGIRVNCVAPGPIENTGGTEKLIASEQAYRHLLQTIPAKRFGKPEEVGNLVAFLLSPEAEYINGDCVTIDAGFWMTGSRLM; from the coding sequence ATGAGCGTTGAAAGCCGGGTCGTGATTGTGACGGGTGGCAGCAGCGGAATCGGAAAGGGCATAGCTCGTGTCTTGTGCCAAAAAGGATATCGAGTTACGATCACCGGTCGAGATCCTGAGAAATTGGAACGGGCGAAATCGGAGATCGAAAAAAACGATGGGCAAGTGTTGACGATCCCGATGGATGTGCGAAACGTGGACCAAGTAGGGGAGATGATTCGCCGGACCAAGGAGGCATTCGGCCGCATCGACGGTTTGGTCAACAACGCGGCGGGCAATTTTTTGGTCAAGGCGGAGGAATTGTCGCTGAATGGTTGGAAAGCGGTGATTGACATCGTCTTGAACGGAACGTGGTACTGCACGCAAGCGTTGGCCAAAGAGTGGATTGCCGACGGCACTCGCGGCTCCATCGTCAATATCGTGGCTACCTATGCGTGGACCGGTGCGGCGGGGGTGGTTCATTCCGCGGCAGCCAAAGCGGGGGTACTGGCGATGAGCCGGTCGCTGGCGGTGGAGTGGGGCAGCCGTTATGGTATTCGTGTCAATTGCGTGGCACCGGGACCGATTGAAAACACAGGCGGGACGGAGAAATTGATCGCTTCCGAGCAAGCCTACCGCCACTTGCTGCAAACCATTCCGGCCAAACGGTTTGGTAAGCCCGAAGAAGTGGGGAATCTGGTGGCGTTTCTGCTTTCGCCCGAAGCGGAATACATCAACGGTGATTGTGTAACGATTGATGCCGGGTTTTGGATGACCGGCTCCCGGTTGATGTGA
- a CDS encoding endonuclease/exonuclease/phosphatase family protein, with translation MFLCGMALSLPTTAGAKGEHERPLHVVTYNIQHGDNHHGQLDLETIAENLQSSGADVITLQEVDRHWSERSKFVDEAAWLGERLGMQVRFAPIYSLDPIREGEPRREFGLAILSRYPIVSFENHELSRISSQEPDKGVQKLPGFPEAVINVRGVKVHVFSTHLSWLNPDVRMLETEEMLEIIHRREGPVILTGDMNAEPGSPEMKRLSGEMTDAFAVKGNGDGWTYPVPAPVKRIDYVFVSPDVRVKSCEVLPVEGSDHYPVSARLSVEKK, from the coding sequence ATGTTTCTGTGTGGAATGGCACTTTCTCTGCCGACGACGGCGGGAGCCAAAGGAGAACACGAACGACCGCTTCATGTCGTTACGTACAATATCCAGCACGGAGACAATCACCACGGACAGCTGGATTTGGAAACCATTGCGGAGAACTTGCAGTCCAGCGGGGCGGACGTGATCACCCTGCAGGAGGTGGATCGGCACTGGTCGGAGAGAAGCAAGTTTGTGGACGAGGCGGCTTGGCTGGGGGAACGACTGGGGATGCAGGTGAGGTTTGCGCCCATTTACTCGCTCGATCCAATTCGGGAAGGGGAGCCGCGGCGGGAGTTTGGATTGGCCATATTGAGCCGCTATCCGATCGTCTCCTTTGAAAACCACGAGTTGTCCCGCATCAGTTCGCAGGAACCGGACAAAGGCGTACAAAAACTGCCTGGATTTCCGGAGGCGGTCATCAATGTCCGCGGTGTGAAGGTACATGTCTTTTCCACCCATTTGTCCTGGTTGAATCCCGACGTGCGCATGCTGGAAACAGAAGAGATGCTGGAGATCATACACCGGAGAGAAGGTCCCGTTATTTTGACCGGAGATATGAATGCAGAACCGGGATCTCCGGAGATGAAACGGTTGAGCGGTGAAATGACGGATGCCTTTGCGGTGAAAGGAAACGGTGATGGTTGGACGTATCCTGTTCCCGCGCCGGTGAAGCGGATCGACTATGTGTTTGTGTCGCCCGATGTGCGGGTGAAATCCTGTGAGGTATTGCCGGTGGAGGGTTCGGATCATTATCCTGTGTCGGCCCGTCTGTCAGTCGAAAAAAAGTGA
- a CDS encoding glycoside hydrolase family 3 protein, which produces MDVRRSVALWMIGSLVLSLFTFPAFAAQSNRTSDSVTLLKQMSLEEKVGQMMMVGFYGSEPNADIARLIQEAHAGGVILFAYSQNVVNPVQTAHLTNGLQSLAQETRLGVPLLISTDQEGGVVARLTTGATEWAGNMALGATRKTAYAYQAAKMTGEELRAVGINMNLAPDLDVNVNPANPVIGVRSYGEAPQLVADMGAAAIHGYQENVIATGKHFPGHGDTNVDSHLGLPVINKSREDLEKVELVPFKRAIAEGIDAVMTAHIHVPALDDTPDLPATLSRPILTGLLRQELGYQGLIITDSMTMAGVANYFGGVPKAAVKAVQAGADIILLTPALTTDEQIEVYQAVLEAARKGEIPAEQIDQSVLRILKVKAKYGLFEHRFVDPADIPEHVATEKHLRTSMKIARSSITLVKNENNLLPLRLQPDQKLGIISQFSLIDRVRPYHAKTTEIYHNQVNPSDADIQAAVEMAKTQDVLLVGTYNATANPQQVKLVKALQELHKPMVVIAFRNPYDIQAFPDVPAYLAAYGFRSVSLQAAVETVLGDNQPKGRLPVTIPGLYPYGHGLRYGGKHTDAKSEQLPANQMDAGSSKEDQLQEQDSSK; this is translated from the coding sequence GTGGACGTTCGGCGTTCCGTGGCGTTGTGGATGATCGGGAGTTTGGTGCTGTCGCTGTTTACATTCCCCGCGTTTGCCGCACAATCAAATCGGACATCGGACTCCGTCACGCTGTTGAAACAAATGAGTTTGGAAGAAAAAGTGGGCCAGATGATGATGGTGGGGTTTTACGGCAGTGAGCCCAATGCGGACATCGCGCGACTGATTCAGGAAGCCCATGCGGGCGGCGTGATTTTGTTCGCCTACAGCCAAAACGTGGTCAATCCGGTGCAAACGGCCCACCTGACCAACGGATTGCAATCGTTGGCGCAGGAAACGCGCCTGGGCGTACCGCTCTTGATTTCCACCGACCAAGAGGGCGGCGTTGTGGCCCGCCTGACGACCGGAGCCACCGAATGGGCCGGCAATATGGCGCTGGGTGCGACGCGGAAAACGGCTTACGCCTACCAAGCGGCCAAAATGACCGGAGAAGAGCTGCGTGCCGTCGGAATCAACATGAACCTGGCCCCTGATTTGGACGTCAATGTCAACCCGGCCAACCCCGTTATCGGGGTGCGCTCCTACGGGGAAGCCCCCCAACTGGTGGCGGACATGGGAGCGGCGGCGATTCACGGATATCAAGAGAACGTGATCGCGACCGGGAAACACTTTCCCGGCCACGGGGACACCAATGTCGATTCCCATTTGGGATTGCCGGTAATCAACAAGAGCCGGGAAGATTTGGAGAAAGTGGAGCTAGTGCCGTTCAAACGGGCGATTGCCGAAGGAATCGATGCCGTCATGACGGCGCACATCCATGTCCCCGCATTGGATGACACGCCCGATCTGCCCGCCACGTTGTCCCGCCCCATCCTGACCGGCCTGTTGCGACAGGAGCTGGGCTATCAGGGGCTGATCATCACCGATTCGATGACGATGGCCGGTGTCGCCAACTATTTCGGCGGGGTGCCGAAAGCGGCGGTGAAAGCGGTACAGGCCGGAGCGGACATCATCCTGCTCACGCCGGCACTGACGACGGACGAGCAGATCGAGGTGTACCAAGCGGTACTGGAAGCCGCCCGAAAAGGGGAGATTCCCGCGGAGCAAATCGACCAATCGGTATTGCGCATCCTGAAGGTCAAAGCGAAATACGGGTTGTTTGAACATCGTTTCGTCGATCCGGCCGATATTCCCGAGCATGTCGCAACGGAGAAACACTTGCGAACCTCGATGAAAATCGCCCGGTCTTCGATCACGCTGGTCAAAAACGAAAACAATCTGCTGCCGCTTCGGTTGCAACCGGATCAGAAACTGGGGATCATCAGCCAGTTTTCCCTGATCGACCGTGTGCGACCGTATCACGCCAAGACGACGGAAATCTACCACAACCAAGTCAATCCTTCCGATGCGGATATCCAGGCGGCGGTGGAAATGGCCAAAACGCAGGATGTCCTGTTGGTCGGAACCTACAATGCGACCGCCAACCCGCAACAGGTGAAACTGGTAAAAGCACTCCAGGAATTGCACAAGCCGATGGTCGTGATCGCCTTCCGCAATCCGTACGACATCCAGGCGTTCCCGGATGTCCCCGCCTATCTCGCCGCGTACGGATTCCGCTCCGTTTCGCTCCAGGCGGCGGTGGAGACGGTGTTAGGGGACAACCAACCGAAAGGGCGGTTGCCCGTCACCATTCCGGGTTTGTACCCCTACGGTCACGGATTGCGTTATGGTGGGAAACACACGGATGCAAAATCCGAGCAACTGCCCGCAAACCAAATGGATGCCGGCAGTTCAAAGGAAGATCAACTGCAGGAGCAGGACAGCTCCAAATAA
- a CDS encoding solute symporter family protein, whose product MNTMAFTLFAVIVLLTLGITYWASKRTQTTTDFYAAGRSISGWQNGIAISGDYMSAASFLGIAGLIALNGFDGFLYSVGWLVAYLVVLIVVAEPLRNSGRYTLADMLAYRLKAKPVRSAAALSTMAISTFYMIAQLVGAGGIIKLLLGLQYEVSIILIGVLMILYVAFGGMLATTWVQIVKAVLLMTGTILLSLLVLGHFGFSVVEMFNQVSAKYGQSFLEPGKLYKNPLDNLSLGLALLAGTAGLPHILIRFYTVPNAKEARISVAWAMVIIGFFYIMTTFLGFGAALLVGQEKIMAADKAGNMAAPLLAEALGGNFFLAFISAVAFATILAVVAGLVISAAGAFAHDFYSNVLRGGQATEREQMRVAKWASIGVGVVSIILALIAKEQNVAFLVALAFAVAASANLPVIVFSLFWKRFNTAGAVTGILTGLISSILLVLVSPNLMEPDQALFPLKNPAILSVPLGMLGAVLGTLLSREPEAERKFTELYVRSQTGIGAE is encoded by the coding sequence ATGAATACCATGGCGTTCACCTTATTCGCCGTGATCGTGCTGTTGACGCTGGGCATCACGTATTGGGCTTCGAAACGGACGCAAACCACCACCGACTTTTACGCGGCCGGCCGCTCCATCTCCGGTTGGCAAAACGGGATCGCGATCTCCGGCGACTATATGAGCGCCGCCTCATTTCTTGGGATTGCCGGGTTGATCGCTTTAAACGGATTTGACGGATTTCTGTACTCGGTCGGTTGGCTGGTGGCCTATCTCGTCGTGCTGATCGTCGTGGCCGAACCGTTGCGCAATTCCGGACGGTACACCTTGGCGGACATGCTGGCGTACCGGTTGAAAGCGAAACCGGTCCGATCCGCGGCCGCACTTTCCACGATGGCCATTTCCACCTTTTATATGATTGCCCAATTGGTCGGTGCGGGCGGGATTATCAAGCTGTTGCTGGGGCTGCAATACGAAGTGTCCATCATTCTCATCGGCGTGTTGATGATCCTGTACGTCGCATTCGGCGGAATGCTGGCCACAACGTGGGTGCAGATTGTGAAAGCCGTTCTTCTCATGACCGGAACCATTTTGCTCAGTCTGCTGGTGCTCGGCCATTTCGGTTTCAGCGTCGTGGAGATGTTCAACCAAGTGTCCGCCAAATACGGGCAATCGTTTTTGGAACCCGGCAAACTGTACAAAAATCCGCTGGATAACCTTTCACTCGGATTGGCCCTGCTCGCCGGAACGGCGGGATTGCCCCATATCCTGATTCGCTTCTATACCGTCCCCAACGCCAAAGAAGCCCGCATTTCCGTTGCTTGGGCGATGGTCATCATCGGTTTTTTCTATATCATGACGACCTTCCTCGGATTCGGTGCGGCACTGCTGGTCGGTCAGGAAAAGATCATGGCCGCAGACAAGGCCGGAAACATGGCCGCTCCCCTGCTGGCGGAAGCGTTGGGCGGCAACTTCTTCCTCGCCTTCATCTCCGCCGTGGCTTTTGCAACGATCCTGGCCGTCGTAGCCGGGCTGGTGATCTCGGCCGCCGGAGCGTTCGCCCACGATTTCTATTCCAATGTGTTGCGTGGCGGGCAAGCGACGGAACGGGAGCAAATGCGCGTCGCGAAATGGGCTTCCATCGGTGTGGGGGTGGTATCGATCATCCTGGCCCTGATCGCCAAAGAACAAAACGTCGCCTTTTTGGTGGCGTTGGCATTTGCCGTGGCCGCCAGTGCCAACCTGCCGGTCATCGTGTTCAGTCTTTTTTGGAAGCGCTTCAACACTGCGGGGGCTGTCACCGGCATCCTCACCGGATTGATCAGTTCCATCCTGCTCGTATTGGTCAGTCCCAACCTGATGGAACCCGATCAAGCCCTGTTCCCGCTGAAAAATCCGGCGATCCTGTCCGTACCGCTCGGCATGCTCGGCGCCGTATTGGGCACGCTCTTATCCCGCGAACCGGAAGCCGAGCGGAAGTTTACCGAACTGTACGTGCGCTCCCAGACAGGGATCGGTGCGGAATAG
- a CDS encoding DUF485 domain-containing protein, giving the protein MTTGSHRTDWEQIARSPEFRALMKRKRRFMIGSVVFFSLYYFALPILTGYFRFLNTPVFGSMNGAYLFALSQFFMAWVLAFLYIRHANRMDRLIEEMICKRKEKAS; this is encoded by the coding sequence ATGACAACCGGTTCACACCGCACCGATTGGGAACAAATCGCCCGTTCACCCGAGTTCCGCGCATTGATGAAACGAAAAAGACGATTCATGATAGGTTCCGTCGTATTTTTCTCTCTCTACTATTTCGCGCTTCCCATATTGACCGGGTATTTCCGTTTTCTCAACACGCCGGTTTTCGGCTCGATGAACGGTGCCTATCTGTTTGCCCTGTCGCAGTTTTTCATGGCATGGGTGTTGGCTTTCCTCTACATTCGCCACGCTAACCGCATGGATCGCCTGATCGAGGAAATGATCTGCAAACGGAAGGAGAAAGCCTCATGA
- a CDS encoding LysE family translocator: MFLQVFLIGLLGAISPGPDFVIVTRNSLGCGARVGIATALGIAAALTIHIAYTVGGYALILKQSPAVFTVIQLAGAAYLAWLGTQAIRSRPATETDWEGKGDITETKSGWQGFREGFLCNALNPKAALYFLGIFSQFLRPGDPQWYYWMYGLENIVAVGGWFILLAAVISSPRFRKVYHRYRHWSDRLLGAVLMFFAVRILWLAVSQWM; this comes from the coding sequence ATGTTTCTCCAAGTCTTTCTCATCGGTTTGCTGGGCGCGATTTCACCCGGACCGGACTTTGTCATCGTGACACGCAACAGTTTGGGTTGCGGAGCACGGGTCGGGATTGCCACGGCACTGGGGATCGCCGCGGCACTGACCATCCATATCGCTTACACCGTCGGCGGATATGCACTGATCTTGAAGCAATCACCCGCCGTTTTCACCGTGATTCAACTGGCAGGAGCGGCTTATCTGGCATGGTTGGGTACGCAGGCGATCCGTTCCCGTCCTGCCACCGAAACGGATTGGGAGGGAAAGGGAGACATCACCGAAACCAAAAGCGGATGGCAAGGATTTCGGGAAGGCTTTTTGTGCAATGCACTCAACCCGAAAGCGGCACTCTATTTTTTGGGGATATTCTCCCAGTTTTTACGGCCGGGAGATCCGCAATGGTACTACTGGATGTACGGTTTGGAAAATATCGTGGCGGTAGGCGGATGGTTTATCTTGCTGGCCGCTGTTATCTCCTCCCCCCGTTTCCGCAAGGTGTATCATCGGTATCGTCATTGGTCCGATCGATTGTTGGGAGCCGTCCTCATGTTTTTCGCAGTCCGGATCTTATGGCTGGCTGTCAGTCAATGGATGTAA